Proteins from a single region of Penaeus monodon isolate SGIC_2016 chromosome 29, NSTDA_Pmon_1, whole genome shotgun sequence:
- the LOC119591785 gene encoding uncharacterized protein LOC119591785 codes for MISFPADAKEPASCVDRACPRGPAGVRREAPVRPGQQPGPVHPGGGGARGRPGVPFRPEVDQQPQAAEPVPEPSLCARILRRPSPGRARGMSWIPGGRSSSRWLWTRTEQLAVSA; via the exons ATGATCTCCTTCCCTGCAGATGCGAAAGAGCCAGCTAGCTGTGTTGACCGGGCTTGTCctcgtggtccagctggggtgcGACGCGAAGCCCCAGTCCGTCCAGGTCAACAACCAGGCCCTGTTCACCCTGGGGGCGGTGGCGCTCGCGGCCGGCCTGGGGTACCATTTCGGCCAGAAGTCGACCAACAACCGCAGGCCGCAGAGCCAGTTCCA GAACCAAGCCTTTGTGCCAGGATTCTTCGTCGACCGTCGCCAGGCAGAGCCAGAGGAATGAGTTGGATCCCTGGTGGACGAAGCTCTTCAAGATGGCTTTGGACAAGGACCGAACAACTGGCAGTCTCCGCCTAA
- the LOC119591786 gene encoding LOW QUALITY PROTEIN: ankyrin repeat domain-containing protein 29-like (The sequence of the model RefSeq protein was modified relative to this genomic sequence to represent the inferred CDS: inserted 1 base in 1 codon) — protein sequence MSALTLFTDGDWALFFAAQGGFLDIVTILLDNGAKINQASKDGGTALIVAAQCGHLDVVTELLRRNADPNSAMKDRATAVFVAAQNGHTSVARTLLNAGAKANVRRLDGASPLWIASQMGHQGVVRLLLSHGVNPDICRHDGATPLFKAXHKGHVEVVHELLPYKPCLGLLRNGESALHAAALYGHVRVLKALVQAGADPGLKNDQGLTPIQIAAQARHPEAVQLLKDAQSKRKEGAQTPPKQTSPGPRSPRLVQSMSGNVYFRARESE from the exons atgagt GCACTCACTCTATTCACAGACGGGGACTGGGCGTTGTTCTTCGCTGCCCAGGGCGGCTTCCTCGACATCGTCACCATCTTGCTCGATAATGGCGCCAAAATCAACCAGGCCTCGAAG GACGGCGGAACTGCGCTCATCGTGGCAGCGCAGTGCGGTCACCTGGACGTTGTGACCGAGCTGCTGCGACGCAACGCCGACCCCAACAGCGCCATGAAGGACCGAGCCACCGCGGTCTTCGTCGCAGCACAGAACGGCCACACCAGCGTCGCCAGGACTCTCCTCAACGCCGGGGCCAAG GCCAACGTGAGGCGGTTGGACGGCGCTAGCCCACTGTGGATTGCGTCACAAATGGGACATCAAGGTGTTGTGCGTCTACTACTGAGTCATGGTGTCAACCCAGATATCTGCAGACAC GATGGAGCAACACCTTTGTTCAAGG GCCACAAGGGACATGTGGAGGTTGTCCATGAGCTGCTTCCGTATAAGCCTTGTCTGGGTCTCCTAAGG AATGGAGAATCTGCTCTGCATGCAGCAGCATTGTATGGTCATGTCCGAGTCTTAAAGGCACTGGTGCAAGCAGGTGCTGATCCCGGCCTCAAGAATGATCAGGGTCTTACCCCAATCCAGATTGCTGCTCAGGCTCGACACCCAGAGGCCGTCCAGCTACTGAAAGATGCCCAGtctaaaaggaaagaaggagcgcAAACACCACCCAAACAGACATCACCTGGGCCACGATCCCCTCGCCTTGTGCAGAGCATGAGTGGCAATGTTTACTTCAGGGCTAGGGAGTCAGAGTAG
- the LOC119592062 gene encoding ankyrin-1-like — translation MKDRATAVFVAAQNGHTSVARTLLNAGAKANVRRLDGASPLWIASQMGHQGVVRLLLSHGVNPDICRHDGATPLFKAAHKGHVEVVHELLPYKPCLGLLRNGESALHAAALYGHVRVLKALVQAGADPGLKNDQGLTPIQIAAQARHPEAVQLLKDAQSKRKEGAQTPPKQTSPGPRSPRLVQSMSGNVTSGLGSQSSSRGSSRNSSLGTIVETSPVLPRSVSSPSNSRPAQYVSCELSNIVDGGARPRCHGGTGSCTSVAGHNASSNPSPSPSISSEPSQSMITALQKAPRHASHTDVSSVKNIFRRTLASFRRSSIAKRSDKPHEP, via the exons ATGAAGGACCGAGCCACCGCGGTCTTCGTCGCAGCACAGAACGGCCACACCAGCGTCGCCAGGACTCTCCTCAACGCCGGGGCCAAG GCCAACGTGAGGCGGTTGGACGGCGCTAGCCCACTGTGGATTGCGTCACAAATGGGACATCAAGGTGTTGTGCGTCTACTACTGAGTCATGGTGTCAACCCAGATATCTGCAGACAC GATGGAGCAACACCTTTGTTCAAGGCTGCCCACAAGGGACATGTGGAGGTTGTCCATGAGCTGCTTCCGTATAAGCCTTGTCTGGGTCTCCTAAGG AATGGAGAATCTGCTCTGCATGCAGCAGCATTGTATGGTCATGTCCGAGTCTTAAAGGCACTGGTGCAAGCAGGTGCTGATCCCGGCCTCAAGAATGATCAGGGTCTTACCCCAATCCAGATTGCTGCTCAGGCTCGACACCCAGAGGCCGTCCAGCTACTGAAAGATGCCCAGtctaaaaggaaagaaggagcgcAAACACCACCCAAACAGACATCACCTGGGCCACGATCCCCTCGCCTTGTGCAGAGCATGAGTGGCAATGTTACTTCAGGGCTAGGGAGTCAGAGTAGCAGCCGAGGTTCTTCTCGAAATAGTTCCTTAGGTACTATTGTAGAAACCAGCCCAGTACTGCCGCGCTCTGTAAGCTCTCCAAGTAACTCGCGTCCTGCCCAGTATGTTTCATGTGAATTGAGTAACATTGTGGATGGTGGAGCACGTCCAAGATGCCATGGAGGTACTGGTTCTTGTACATCTGTTGCTGGCCACAATGCTTCTTCTAACCCTTCGCCATCTCCTAGTATTTCCAGTGAACCTTCACAGTCCATGATCACAGCCCTGCAGAAGGCCCCACGACATGCCTCTCACACTGATGTCAGCAGTGTTAAAAACATTTTCCGTAGAACTCTTGCATCCTTTAGGCGATCCAGTATAGCAAAAAGAAGTGACAAACCACACGAACCATGA